The sequence below is a genomic window from Oscillospiraceae bacterium.
AATGAGACAAATATTTTTGTTTATATTTACAAATAGTATACAATTATGAAAAAATTAAACAAAATTAGACATAAATTGAAAATAAGCGCGGCGTTGACTTGCGGCATGGACGGTGATAGGATAGGGCGGCAAGGAGGCGCGAACATGAGAAAAATCGTCCTGTACGGAACCCCTACGTGAAGCACCTGCCCGCCGGTGAAAGAGGTGCTTTCCCAGAAAAATGTACGCTATGCCTTTATCGACGTCTGCGAGAGCGTGGGCAAGCTCAAGCTGTTCTTGAAGCTGAGGGATACCGAGCCCGTGCTGGAGGCGGCCCGCGAGGCCCACAGGGTGGGCATACCCACCCTGGTGGTGGATGGGCAGGTCATCCCGGTGGACGACGCCGAACATATGGAGCGGCTGATCGACGAGCTGGATTTGGCGGCTGAGGAATAGCAAAAAGCGCCCCGCAGCGCACCTTATCGTGCGCTGCGGGGCGGGGTTTACGGGCAGCAAAAAAGGCGGCCGTCCTGATGGACGGCCGCCTTTCGGTATGTGGTCTGATTAGGCCGCGCAGACGTTGATGGCGCGCAGCTTGCTGCTGTTCTTGGGGTCGGTCTCGGTGTCGTAGGACACCTTCTGGCCCTCGGCCAGGGTCTTGAAGCCGTTGGACTGGATGGCGGAGAAATGCACGAACACGTCGCCGCTCCCGTCGTCGTTGGAGATGAAGCCAAAGCCCTTTTCCTCATTAAACCATTTAACAGTACCGTTATTCATAACTGTACCTCCCGTAAAAATGTTATTCCAAAACCGTGCAAATAAAAAAACTACAGATGTGATAAGTCAAAATGGAAATTGACTTACAATCTGTAGCAATCAATCAGTACATTTAGAATACTTGCTTAGTATACGCGGGGATTGGGGAAAAGTCAACCTTTATTTTTCGATTTTTCCAGGAAAATCAAGGGACGGCCTAAAAGCCGGGGGAGTACCCCGCCCCCGGCTCTATTTTTCATGCGGGCGCGGGCCGCCGCTCGGCTCGATTACAGGCTCTGACTGCGCTGCTTCACCGTGAGCTGGAAGTTTTCCACCTCCCGCTCATAGTCCGTGTCCATGAGGGCGGAGGTGATCATGAAGTCTGCCGAGGCCCGGTTGGTGGCGATGGGGATGTCGTACACCAGGGCGATGCGCAGCAGGGCCTTGATGTCCGGGTCGTGGGGCTGGGCGCACAGCGGGTCGGAAAAGAACACCACAAAGTCGATGGCGCCCTCCACGATTTTCGCGCCGATCTGCTGGTCGCCGCCCAGGGGGCCGCTGTTATAGGCCCGCACCGGCAGGCCCGTGC
It includes:
- a CDS encoding cold-shock protein encodes the protein MNNGTVKWFNEEKGFGFISNDDGSGDVFVHFSAIQSNGFKTLAEGQKVSYDTETDPKNSSKLRAINVCAA
- the mgsA_2 gene encoding methylglyoxal synthase — encoded protein: MNKERITLTIGRQKNIALIAHDGKKQDMLDWCDYNKEILQRHFLCGTGTTATMITDRTGLPVRAYNSGPLGGDQQIGAKIVEGAIDFVVFFSDPLCAQPHDPDIKALLRIALVYDIPIATNRASADFMITSALMDTDYEREVENFQLTVKQRSQSL